The following are encoded together in the Coffea arabica cultivar ET-39 chromosome 1c, Coffea Arabica ET-39 HiFi, whole genome shotgun sequence genome:
- the LOC113726718 gene encoding protein kinase G11A-like has protein sequence MEPWLDDLADDLQSMSFNSTTTATTTTTTATDIHRSTSSGSETTWTATSSSSSSAHHVFPLPPTAHQKPHSSTPSGDPCWDAIRRARSSSPSSTLSLSDLRFLHRLGSGDIGSVYLSEIKSPEPPPPPPPPPAQHSSSTQPALFAAKVMDKRELAGRNKEGRARTEKEILEMLDHPFLPTLYSSIDSPKWSCLLTEFCPGGDLHVLRQRQPLKRFPESAVRFYASEVVVALEYIHMLGIVYRDLKPENVLVRSDGHIMLTDFDLSLKCDTSTSTPAQVISKQNPPNAPAPNEYSIDPPAFTSTSCILPNCIVPAVSCFHPKRKRKKKPGQHNRPEFVAEPIDVRSMSFVGTHEYLAPEIVSGEGHGSAVDWWTLGIFIFELFYGVTPFRGVDHELTLANIVARALEFPKEPGIPAGAKDLISQLLVKDPARRMGSTMGASAIKHHPFFHGVNWALLRCTSPPFVPPPFSRDVISDENCSEDNNAPVDYY, from the exons ATGGAGCCATGGCTTGACGACTTAGCCGACGACCTCCAAAGCATGAGTTTCAACTCCACCACTAcagccaccaccaccaccaccaccgccaccGACATCCACCGTTCCACGAGTTCCGGTTCGGAGACCACCTGGACTGCAacctcctcctcttcctcctccgcCCACCACGTCTTCCCTCTTCCCCCTACAGCCCACCAAAAGCCTCACTCCTCCACTCCCTCCGGTGACCCTTGCTGGGACGCCATCCGTCGCGCCCGCTCCTCTTCCCCTTCCtccactctctccctctccgACCTCCGCTTCCTCCACCGCCTCGGCTCCGGCGACATCGGGTCCGTCTACCTCTCCGAGATCAAATCTCCCGagccccctcctcctcctcctcctcctcctgctcAGCATTCTTCCTCTACTCAACCGGCGCTTTTCGCCGCCAAAGTAATGGACAAGAGAGAGCTGGCGGGCCGTAATAAAGAAGGAAGAGCGAGGACGGAGAAGGAAATTCTCGAAATGCTAGACCACCCATTTCTTCCCACGCTCTACTCCTCCATTGACTCTCCGAAATGGTCGTGTCTGTTAACGGAGTTTTGCCCCGGCGGCGACCTCCACGTCCTCCGCCAGCGCCAGCCGTTGAAACGATTCCCTGAATCCGCCGTCAG GTTCTACGCATCAGAAGTGGTGGTGGCTTTAGAATACATCCACATGTTGGGAATCGTTTACCGTGATCTTAAGCCTGAGAACGTGTTGGTCCGATCAGACGGTCATATTATGCTGACAGATTTTGATTTATCCCTAAAGTGCGACACATCTACATCAACACCGGCCCAAGTGATCTCCAAACAAAATCCACCCAATGCGCCTGCACCAAATGAGTACAGCATTGATCCACCAGCGTTTACCTCAACTTCATGCATTCTTCCCAACTGCATTGTCCCTGCTGTTTCTTGCTTCCATCCTAAGCGTAAGCGAAAGAAGAAGCCAGGGCAACACAACAGGCCGGAGTTCGTGGCCGAGCCTATTGACGTCCGATCAATGTCGTTTGTCGGGACACACGAGTACCTGGCGCCAGAGATCGTCTCCGGGGAAGGTCATGGTAGTGCAGTGGATTGGTGGACGCTGGGGATATTCATTTTTGAGCTGTTCTACGGTGTGACGCCCTTTAGGGGAGTGGACCATGAGCTCACACTGGCTAATATTGTAGCTCGAGCCCTTGAGTTCCCAAAAGAGCCGGGGATACCGGCCGGCGCGAAGGACTTGATATCACAGCTTCTCGTGAAGGATCCGGCAAGGCGGATGGGATCAACTATGGGTGCATCAGCCATCAAACACCATCCCTTCTTCCATGGAGTTAATTGGGCGCTTTTAAGATGTACATCTCCACCTTTTGTTCCTCCTCCATTTAGTAGAGATGTAATATCGGATGAAAATTGTTCAGAAGACAATAATGCCCCCGTGGATTATTACTAA